From Cyprinus carpio isolate SPL01 chromosome A18, ASM1834038v1, whole genome shotgun sequence:
CGAACACATGGCTCTAAGCAGTTCTGGTTTCTCTTCACCTTCTGAAGGGACGTATCTGTCAGGATCTACAAAAGAGACGAGGCTGTTTCAACATGACATCGTTCAAAGCTCTGACTAAATCTCAAGGCAAGCGTGATGGGTGTTAGAGTTTCAACCTTCTGTATTTTGGTCTTTGTGGAAGACGAGATGTTCGTCGGAGAGACGAACTGGAAAGATGGCGCTGCATTGTTGGGATACTGGGCAGGAAACTTCACCACGAGACGGACACGGTTGGCTCCGCAGTCGGCCGACACGATGCAGCTGCGGTTGACGGCATCCATCTACAAGAACAATAATGTCACTgtcttatttgtgaccctggaccacaaaacaagtgtTAAGGtgctggggtatatttgaagcaatagccaaaaaaacattgcttgggtcaaaatcattgatttttcttttatgccaaaaatcattaggatattaagtaaagatcatgttccatgaagatattttgtaaatttcctaccgtaaatatatcaaaatttaatttttgattagtaatatgcattgttaagaattcatttggacaaattcaaaggcaattttctcagtatttagatttttttgcatcctcagattccagattttcaaatagttgtatctcgcctaaatattgtccaatcctaataaaccatacatcaatgaaaagcttatttattcagatttcagatgatgtataaatctcaatttcgaaaaatggaCACTTtagaatggttttgtggtccagggtcacatttatgttaTAACTGCATCCCATTTATTAGAATTCTGCAACATGACACTCCACATAACAGACGATTTTCAGCAATCACAGCGACTGACCTCCACATTGACGTTGCGAATCTGTAAGTTGACTAGAGAAAACTCTTGCTGCAGAGTCTGAGGCAAACCTGGCACGTCATTCTTCCCGCTGGACGACAGGCCAGACTGAGGGCCGTCAAACTGATCTGTGAACAGACAGtaatttacattcattaaaactAGGATCTGACGGAAACATCCACTTTTACACATCACCATAAATGAAGAACGAATATTCAATGCATAAACAAAAGGAtttaataatcagtaataattataaaatattcaatgcattatttttcattcaaaatacatttttaatattagttatgGAAAATCTACCAAATTCAGATCCACAAATTACTGTATATGTTtaagtttggggtcggtatgatctttttaaatgtttttaatagaagtctcttatgtgcACAGAGACTGCAGAAACTGTAATATCattaaatatgattacaattaaaagaactgtgttctattttaatatattttaaaatatattttaaaatatatatatatattttttttcatttaataaaaatccaccaattcCAATCCACTTCCTGTGCAGatttctatttaattaatttatttaattctatttgtTTATTCTATTCTCTTATATTCTATTTAGccacacaacacaaataaataaaatataatagatttaaataataacatttaaatataaattgataaGACCAGCAGACACACAGTGCTCACAGCTACGTCTTCAGCAATTATGAGTTGAgtcaaaataactaaatgaatgaaCCACAATGCATCAAATCCCTGTCAGAGCAACTCTTCCCTTTTTTTCACCTTGCGAGTCGTCCGCTGTGAATCCAGGGCTGAGCGGAGGTTCAGAGTCTTGGGACCTCAGTGTTTTCTCCGTCTCTGTGGTGAAAGTCAAGCCCTCCATCAACGCGTCCACGATGTCATTGGCACAGCACAGCTACAGATCACACAAGCTCATCAGTCTCAAACATAAAGTCACCAGCTGCACTGAAAGGATTGAGTTCATGAGCATCACCTTCTGAAGCTGAGGATCTACTCTCCATATCCTCAGGGTTTGATCTCTGGACCATGTGACCAGCTGGCAGTCTTTGGAACCTAAAATACAGAAtggattgtgtttttttaaaatgaagcacTTGTTTACAGAATTATCAGCATCTACTGGCTGCTCCTCTCACCTTCTTTCTGCTGCCTCCACTGAAACTCGAGTACAACATCATCGTGGCCCACGAAAGCGTGAACAGGACTGTTGAGTTCCAGCGTGCTCCACAAGAGGAGGCTGTTTTCTCTCCGTAGCTGAGGAACCATCACTGTAACCAGGCCGTTAGAGAAAGGCTGAACAGAAGAAAAGGATGAGGATGCAGTGAGTATTTTATAATATGCTAATTCATGTTTTCTGGaattataaatgacatttcaatgatgCAAGTATAAGGGGAAAAAGTTTTTGCAAGAAagctctcatgctcaccaaggctgtactCATTTGATCACAAAGagtaaaaaattgttaaatattattacaatttaaagaaactGATTCCTATTTAAataggttttaaaatataatttattcctgtgatcaaagctgtattttcagcatcattactccagccttcagaaatcattctaatatgctgatttgaggaTTGGTGCTTAATTATCActaatggtttttattattaaacagtgtttccaaaaaaatattaagcagcacaactgtttccaacatttatAAAacgaaatgtttcctgagcagcaaaacagcgtactgtattagaatgatttctgaaggatcatgtggcactgaagactggagtaatgatgctggaaattcagctttgcattgcaggaataaattacattttaaaatatattcaaatagaaaacatctattttaaattttaatatttcgcagtcttactgtatctttgatcaaacaAAAGCAGACGTGATGACCATAAGTgatatctttcaaaaacataataaaatataaatattccaaACTGCATAACATcaataaacaatacaacaaaagaaaaaaaaaaaaaaaaaaaaatatatatatatatatatatatatatatatatatatatatatatatatatatatatacttaaactGAACATTTATATAATGGTTCAAACTGTACCGTGTATCTGGCCTTCCACACAGGCACCTGACATGACAAGATATCAAGGTACTTCCGGGGTTGTCTGTAGTCCCAGAACTTTTGGAGTAAATCAATACAGACAAAGAATCAGGTGTAAGTTCAACTGCAGTGAACAACACGATCAATAATTGAGATTCTAATCACCCGAACAGAGTTGTCCTGACTGGAAGTAGCCAGGATGTACTCGTTATCAGGGTGCCAGTCCAGACCATGAATCTTTGACAGGTGGGCGGCTACATACTCCACTGCAGTGTTGGGTTTCTGAAGCACAGAACAGTAAGCAGACAGATTAACAGGCAGACAAAGGCTGATCAATTGATAACCGATACCAGTGATGATTACGTAATCATAATGCAGCAAGTAACAATCACCCTCTTGTCCCAGATTCTGACATCACCATCATGACTTGATGCCAAACAATAGTGATTCCGCCTGTTCCACTTCACCTGAGAGGCTCCAGCTATTATACAGGagaaacatgacaaaataaaaacaataaataaaaagacagatgTTGTAGAAGTTATATCTGGTTTTTGCACTTACCCACAGCAGACAGAGCCACGGTTGGCTTTCGAGTGTCCCTGGAAATTATGAAAAAGGCGTAAAACATGGTGGAAAACTGTTATCACTGTTATCATACACTCTTTGTCCGCGCTCACCTTGTGTCCCATATGTAGATGTATGTGTCGACAGAACTCGTGACAAGAAACTCCGGTTCAAACCAGGACCAGTCCAAATCACTAACAGTAAAACACTCTGAAAAGTTATATCACAATTATTTGTGATATTagaatatatgtgaccctggagcacaaaagcagtcttaagtcgctggggtatatttgaagcaatagctaaaaatacattgtatgggtcaaaatcatcgatttttcttttatgctaaaaatcattaggatattaagtaaagatcatgttccatgaagatattttgtaaatgtcctactgtaaatatatcaaaacttaatttttgattagtaatatgcattgctaagaacttcatttggacaactttaaaggtgatttttttcagtatttagatttttttgcatcctcagattccagatttttaaatagttgtatctcagccaaatattgtctgatcctaacataccatacatcaatggaaagcttatgtaTTCATCTTTCAGAGAATGTATACATCAGTGTGACATATTATTTACATTCTCATGTCAGATCAATTCAAGCCAAATCATTTCTATAatacttttcacaatacacttttgtaacacaaaaggagctttacagaaactcataATTTCAATGTTTATAACATCTTAATGCTTAATTGTGCACAATTTTGCAGTTTAGAGCTGGGCTACAGTACAATTTAAATGTGGCGTGAAACTAAAGGTCTGAACTTTTTTCGCTCTAGTCATTTTTGGGATGAGGCAGAATCATCAGATTTCATAAGCAGCATTTCAGCTTGACGTCATCCGTGTTACCTTATAACACGTGTGTGGCCTTGCAAGGACGTATGTGGTTCACCGGATCCATCACGCCAGACGTACAGGTCGACACGCTGATTACTCTGCGGAGATGACAAAATGTAGAAtgacaatattaaaaattaataaacacttacCAGATAGCCACTAACTCAGATTGATAAAGTATTTTCATTGTTACTTCTTGTTATGTAGTTAACTAACTCatcgtaaagtgttaccaaatatatGAAGCgccatacaaatatatattccGTAAACATGTGAAAGCATAAATATGACACTGTCATGAATCAGCAGGAGATCATATCTTCTTTACGTACGGATGCTGCAAATAAATGGGCCTGGGTTTTGTGCGGGTTCCACTGGACTGTCCCGACGTCCCATTTGCTCTGGCGGCTGATTTTGCGTGGGGCTTCAGACGGCGTCTCCAAATTGACAACATATAAGAATCGTCTCCTGTTCAAAGCATTCACAAGTGCATAATGATGCATGCAGAAAGACATTCACACAATTAAAAAGCGATATGAAATGGGATGTAACTGCAGCGTGTAAGTGTGTGCTCATAATTCAACATGAAGATGATGCATTAGCCGAGGCTGAACAAACCCAGAGAGGACAGCGTGCTGGCCGAGACAGTCCACTGACATCGCAGTGGCCTGAAAACAGAAAAGTCTGTCAGTACACAACACAAAAAGACTTGTATACTTTCTCTGCATCCTTCTAAATTAATTGCACTGTAACGTTGCAGTTATAAACAAAACAGGAGAATATGTTTAAAGTTACACTCAAACTGTACTTATGCTgtcttttctaaaataaatgacacttgGTTTGATAGTTTATATCGAATGCAATGACGTACAGACATTTTATAAgtgtgtccaaatactttttgaagCCAATGTatgctaataatatatatttgcattatatataaagcaTTATACTAAACCACAGATATCCCAAGTAATtctcaagtttttatttttgacgACAGGtttattctaattctaataataactaaaagcattATATTAAGCATAATACACCTTAGTAAACAAAAGCTGTCATTCACTTTAAAGCTTAATAGACGTCGCTAGGTATTGACATGGCAGCTGTGCATGTTTATTGCTCTGGTGCTTGTGGAAACTACTTTTCTAACGCAACTAACGCATGCCTTTAGGTGTAGCGACTGTGTTTACCTGCGCATCTCGAAACTCCACCACCACATTCTCGCTGCTCCAGCGGGCCGCCATCTTCACCCACCAGAACGTCAACAAATAACGTGATTCTAACGAGAGTTACTACAGCGTCATCTCGCGAGAACTCGCGTCTCTCTCAGCCGCTGCTACACACTGACAAGATGGTCGCGACGATGGTGGAGCATGTTGTGGCAGATGCTGGCGCTTTTATCAAACTGGCACCTCTGCAAGTGAGTTATTATTGATGACTTTGGCCTCTTTCTCAGTTTTTGAACACTGCTGTCCCGAAATGTGAGTTTTTATGACTGTGACGCAGGATGAGTTAGAGAGCTGACACGTGTGCTGTACTGCGGAGTTACTGGAGTTAGAGGAAATAATTGATTAATTGTATGTAAGTTAGGCACGATTGTGGTGTAACTTACTTGATTACAAAAAATATCATGGTACTGCCATGTTTTTTGCACAGTGTGCCATTGTATTGTCTTCTCGGTGTATTTTACCATGGTGCGTCATTTCATTCATCATGGAGAATGGTAGACTTCCAGTTGGACAATTaagaaatatgtatttacatctaaattatatatatgtaaaatattaaatatattaaaataatggttttctattatgttattctttgaaatatttttaaaaagcactgaagatgaattttcagcatcattactgcagtcgtcagtgtcacatccttcagaaatcataataatatatatttattttcagtgttggaaactattttgctgcttaatattttttggaagctgtgatgctttttttcaggattctctaatgaataaaaagttaaaaagaacagcatttactcaaaatagaaatctttggtaacaatatacacaaaagtttgggtcagtaatatttttttctttttctttttttttgaaagaattgaatgcttttattcagcaagaatgtgttaaatttataaaaagcGATAATAGAGACTTGTATTGTTAAAAAagacttctattttaaataaatgttgttctttttaactttattcatcaagtaatcctgaaaaaaaaacaaactctgataataaatcaggatattagaatgatttctgaaggatcatgtgacttccaagactggaggaatgatgatgaaaaatctcctttgcatcacagaaattaattatattaaagtaagtaataaagtatattaaaatagaagactgTTATTTTAactggtaataatattttacaatattactgttttttttttctctgtttttggttaaataaatgaagagacttctttaaaacacattcgaaatcttactgatcccaaacttttgaacagcattatatatatatatatagataaatgggtcaaagacgttaagatgtccgcatcaaaagaaatgttcAAAAGTGATattgtgtccatagaaagcacattaaatctaagtaaaatgtctacttttaaggtttcaaataagtttttggagaataaaatgtcaaaatttggttgaaataatgttacattgtcattcagtgtaacacaatatttatgcaaaaattcaaacaacatgcttattctgacgtgcactgtgacgagtggggcggggccgcgagccgtgggaacggagcgaggccggtggagtgattgggaaatgagcgacacctgctccactcaccggtctcgagtcccacggaggagattgggaggatataaaagaggagcgacgacagtgaaggacgagagaggaccaggcctgggttttattttgtgtttggtttttgtttgtgcgcggcagtcgcccgtgaggggctgtcgcgctattttaatgtttattttgttattaaagctttaatttgagtgtccgccggttcccgcctccttcttcccgtgattgtgaagtttttatattattacatgcacatattaaaatatctaaaagaataatggagcgtactaaattttgtgttttaaattagtaaaaaattcttactgacaaatgggcaaaacctaggatagtggcagatgttaaaaatgtaaaattacaactcgttagtatttggggtgaaagtaattagtcttttaatatgtcataaattgatttttgttgtaaatatgccggacaagattgttacactgaatgacattttactgggtgtcttctgtaaatcaggggaaaatgtatgatgtttattatttgctcagaaaaacaaaaacaaaattgcaattaaataaaacagaaaactttttgcattttttgggggaaaaactacaacagtttaaagcagtattacactttttttttatgcttaaacactttttcgtctttgacccatatatgtgtatatatatataatatgaataccAGACATTGTATCTGTCatcacatgtttgtttgttttacttttaggAAATTGGAAAGAATATTTACACCTTGAAGGATGTTGTTGATGAAATTCGGGATAAACAGACAAAAAGGAATTTGGCTTTTTTGCCATACAAGCTCAATTTCAAAGAACCGTTTCCAGAGCACGTACGATTTGGTAATAACAACTCGTACTATTACTAAAGCGTCTCATGTTGAATGCTGAGAGTGTGTTATGGGTGATGATTTatgcatattaatttttatttactttgaaaaCACAGTTACGGAATTTGCTAAAAAGACAGGAGACTATCCCAGTCTCTCAGCGACAGACATCAAGGTCCTGGCTCTGACTTATCAGCTGGAAACAGAGAATGTGGGAACTGAGCACTTGAAGAAAGAACCTGAGACAAAGGTACTGATGATCAATTGATTAATTCGGATCTTAATTCACATGCATTCACGTCTGTTCTGGCTTTCAACACTCTTTTCTGTTTGGGTTTCAGGTCCAAATATTCAGCACACAAAGACATCCAGAGACTCCTGTTGGCGTCGCTGGTTTCCATTTCCCATCGAAAGTAAGACGTTACTTGCAAATGCAAGCATTGTATTTGAgtaatgggtaacactttattttaaggtgtcattgttacacgttacatgtacttactatttataataacaattaattatgcataattacatgcaagttacACTAAgtcaaaccctaaccatatagtaagtacatgtagttaattaatattactccgtacttaaatgtataattacactgtaacaaggacaccttaaaataaagtgagtaatgttgttaaaattaatttcaaaggcTTTTTCCAGTTTGACACAGATGTTTTTATagaaaaagttaatatatttagaCAGCAgataatgtgtaataataataataatgcagatgTACCTTGAAGGCTCCTTTTAATTTCAGCTTCTTTCCTCAAAAGTCTTCAGGTAAACAAGGTACAGCTGTCCAGATCCCACCTACAACAAACACGCCACAAGACCCTGATACTTCACAATTCAACACCTTTCAGTTTTGGAGGAATCCTCTGCCCAGCATTGAGACTGACCTTCTGGAACTGCTAGTGAGGAATCTGACCACCTCCAAACCGCTGCCACAGTCACGTTAGAccagaataaatcacattttttcttctctctAGGCAGCAGACGCCATCACAGTCACACACAAACTAGAGTCTGTTGACCTGTCCGCTGACAGTCAGCTGGCTGCATCTGAAGAACAGGATGGCACAGGTGGAGACCAGCACGAAGAGGAAGAAAGCAgcgatgaggaggaggaagatgatgatgatggtggagGATGGATTACTCCCAGCAACATAAAGCAAGTCCAGATGGATGCTGGTAACTTGGGACCGACAGCAGACGTCAGAGTGGGCTGCGTGACCACTGACTTTGCCATGCAGGTACTTGTCATTGTTTAGACATAATGgaaataatcaattaaaacatgtttttataatattatattttcccaataattaaaggaatagttcacccaaaaatgaaaatttgaaaatgtactcactctcggGTCttctgagatgtagatgagtttgtttcgtcatcagaacagatttggagaaatgtagcattccatcacttggcTCAGCaaaggatgctctgcagtgaatgggtgccgtcagaatgagagtccaaacagctgataaaaacatcacaataatcctcaccactccagtccagcagttaatggCTTGTAAAGTGAGAAGCtgcgtgtttgtgagaaacaaatctgtcatttagacgtttttaacttcaaaccgttggtTCCAGCTAAAATTTGAGTCTgtaatccataatattgttttctgcGGTGACAAAGTCTTCACAtttgaatcagaagagaaatctgAAACAACCACTGTTCTGAACAAATACagtatgttggtggattttgatgagagGACAGAAAGAGGGTGGACTTTTGCACTGGATGaagcattattatgcattatggaATCATATTTTAGACGGGAGCAATGGTTTGAATTAAAATGTCTtgacagatttgtttcttacaagtaTGCAGCTTATCACTTCacaatgttaactgatggactggagtggtgtgggttattgtcatgtttttatcagctgtttggactctcattctgacggcacccattcactgatccattggtgagcaagtgatagaaTGCGAAAATATTTCTTGCACATTAAGCAAGTGTGGTCAGTTATGTTCATTACCTCACAAAAACCTAACGTCTTATTGTTTTCCTGACAGAATGTTCTGATTCAGATTGGACTGCATGTGCTGTCTGTTAATGGCATGCTTATTAAAAACACCAGGAATTACATTCTGCGCTGCCACGCCTGCTTCAAGTAAGCGATGGATTCACCAGGGAAAATAATAACAGTTTCAGTGCAGGAATAACTTTGtcactgtaattatttttttttcttcttcttgttttcatattttcaggtcaacaacaaacatgaacaaatcttTCTGTCCACATTGTGGGAATGACACCTTGAAGAAGGTTGCTGTCAGCATTAACGAGGACGGCACCATGCAGATGCATTTTTCCAAGAATCCCAAAGTGCTCAATCCAAAGGGGAAGAGAGTGAGTAATGCTTTGGATGTTGTAAcagtaaatgttatattatatatatatatatatatatatatatatatatatatatatatgagctaaATGCATTAGAAATTTGGTTCTGTTTATGTATTTGGAAGGCATTGAATGCGTAGTGTCATATAAATCAATATTAGTGATCATGTACTTATGGTTTGTTTCTTCTCTCGTCCTCTGCAGTACTCTTTGCCTTTGCCACAAGGAGGAAAACATGCCAATAACCCACGCCTGGTGGACGATCAGCGTTTCCCCCAGCAGAAAATGTCTAAAAAGGCTCGTCAGAAGACTGATGTGTTTGACCCTGATTACCTGGCCGGCAGCTCTCCGTTCTCCGAGCACGATGTCTACAGCAGGTCAGCCGGCTTACAGCTGCGGGACGCTCAGACTGGAGGAGGAAGACAACGAACAAATCCTAACGCAGCACGCAAAAAATTTGTTAAGAAGTGATTATGCTCTCACCCTACCTCCAGATTCTGGAAGCCTGGAACATTGAATTCCTGattgaattaaaatgttaatggtgATTTATCTTAATAAATCTGTTTAATCTTTCTCTTGACTTTAGGTTTAActctttattacaaaatattttccatattCTACCCTCATACCAGTGGAAATTGtgaaatggaaatcttatttTTGTGCTAACTTTTAATAACTTGCTTTTCTGATCTAGATTAAAAAAGACACTTTGCAAAGACAATCTGCTATTCCATGCAAACTCCTGTTTTGTTGGAAAAACAGAATGCTTTTGATTCAGTCAAAAGAATATCAAAATATCAGAAAGAACAGcccaatatttagttttttttttttttcaatttaattttttttttttttaattttcaaaacaccctagaaaatatgtgcaaacaaaaaacatacaacagaAGTAAAATCAAATACGTAATCAAATTAAAAGTAAGATGCAACAAAGGTGTAAGGATGCTTATGTCAAAATTTAAGGgctagttcagccaaaaataaaaattataatttactcaccctaaagttgttccaaacctgtgtgggTTTGtctcttctgttgagcacaaaagaatatttttttaaagaatgttggtaaacaaacagttggcggtagccattgacttctatattgtggggaaaaaaacactatGGACGTCAATGTCTACTGGGAaccgtttggttaccaacattcttcattaTTTGTGTTCAACAATAAAGAAACTCACACAGCTTTGGaacaagtgagtaaatgatgacaatttttattattgGATGAACTACCCCAGATTTAATGCCTTGCATTAGATAAGCTGCATCTGTAGACTAATGATGTGCAAGCTTTTCTTAgaactacattattattattattattttgcaatgacATTTCACCAACTAATCGTCCGTGGTTTTTAGTATGCGTGTGAAGTCTCAAGTTctcaaactcatacaggttttctAGCAGAGAAACCACAGGTTTAGGTCATCACATTTACTATAAATATGTTCCACTAACCTCaaacagaacatttattttgtcttcattttgaacagtatGTCATATCACCATCTTtttgtaatatgtgaccctggaccacaaaaccagtcataagggtcgatTTTTCGAAATTTAGAtttgtacatcatctgaaagctgaataaataagctttccattgatgtatagtttgttaggaggacaatatttggccgagatacaactacttgaaaatctgaaatctgaggatgcacaaaaatgtaaatattgagaaaagcacctttaaagttgtccaaattaagttcttagcaatgcatattactaatcaaaaattaagttttgatatatttacagtaggaaatgtacaaaatatcttcatggaacatgatctttacttaatatcctaatgatttttagcataatagaaaaatcaataattctgacccatacaatgtatttttgcctattgttacaaatataccccagcgacttaacactgcttttgtgctccagggttgCATATGTTTTGCTTAAAAGTGccatctttcttttttaataagaTACAAACTCAAGTGGCATTTATTATCtagtttcaaaaacattttaagtgtgacttaagcGTGCGTCCCAATAATTTTTGGGAACATAGTAACTCATAGAAAACATGTGATTCAAAGAACATAATTTTCTCCcaacttaaatatattatacCATTTTAATTACATCATACATTACattattaaccaaaaaaaaaaaaaaaagtgaagttgcAAATAATGCAAGCTAAGCCCTGGTAAAAGTTTGTCCAGATGGTTATTTGCTATAAAAACTAAGCTTAATATTTTAGGACCCCTAAAAACATACACTGCATGtagtgctttttattttgataacatCTCCTCACCATTATTATCTGTGGTGGACAAATCATCTGGACCGGTCAAGTCCTGTTCATCAAAGGTCATTTCAGTCTCTAGGCTCGGGTCGGTTTGCTCTGTACTGACCGCTTCAGCAGAAATGTTCTCAGTTTGAGAAAGATGAGGATCAGGTGCTGACACAGGCTCTTGGTGTTCAGCGAAGACAGGCTTTTCTTCGTGAAGTGTTACAGGGTTGACTGCAGTCGAGGGATCGGATTCAGCTGTGGTCAGGCTGCTCAGATCAGTGCAGAGATCCAGGACAGAGGTCA
This genomic window contains:
- the nob1 gene encoding RNA-binding protein NOB1, with translation MVATMVEHVVADAGAFIKLAPLQEIGKNIYTLKDVVDEIRDKQTKRNLAFLPYKLNFKEPFPEHVRFVTEFAKKTGDYPSLSATDIKVLALTYQLETENVGTEHLKKEPETKVQIFSTQRHPETPVGVAGFHFPSKSSGKQGTAVQIPPTTNTPQDPDTSQFNTFQFWRNPLPSIETDLLELLAADAITVTHKLESVDLSADSQLAASEEQDGTGGDQHEEEESSDEEEEDDDDGGGWITPSNIKQVQMDAGNLGPTADVRVGCVTTDFAMQNVLIQIGLHVLSVNGMLIKNTRNYILRCHACFKSTTNMNKSFCPHCGNDTLKKVAVSINEDGTMQMHFSKNPKVLNPKGKRYSLPLPQGGKHANNPRLVDDQRFPQQKMSKKARQKTDVFDPDYLAGSSPFSEHDVYSRSAGLQLRDAQTGGGRQRTNPNAARKKFVKK